Proteins from one Sabethes cyaneus chromosome 2, idSabCyanKW18_F2, whole genome shotgun sequence genomic window:
- the LOC128734032 gene encoding kelch-like protein 28 produces the protein MSNKAETDVDKMDEEQPDFSQRFNEMRHRNHLVDCSFKVDDKIYYSHKLILSAASPVFEAMFYGALAEKQTVKIADIRSCVFERLLDFIYVGTIDFEGMLQIEEILELYYCAQKYMIDSLHKQCVNYFGKNIKPNNVLKILDIAYRMNLEDIIFSCLCVLKHFLSSGMSLSNIILESNHHLSKSCVDLILEDNYEVKDNVICMIRAWCITECEQNRLEMNSDSLKTVLQDIELPDKLKETIVDCSFTSFQPVTSGEKYSWTPVQRIHYKAVRPLIIGDEMCFEAGISCNRFIVLKSLSINSRLTPQLKQDELRRDTYTENIAVEICSKFSNKIEPIFRKQHFICDVPFNNSLEISLDNQIVLFPDIVYVVRLKWGPESLGYEYPRSILSSYGKCKQFRINFFESIYLETEGSILNGIICDLYK, from the exons ATGAGCAATAAA GCTGAGACAGACGTTGACAAGATGGATGAAGAACAACCGGACTTCAGCCAACGTTTTAACGAAATGCGCCATCGGAATCATCTGGTCGATTGTTCGTTCAAAGTGGATGACAAGATATACTACAGCCATAAGTTGATCCTTTCTGCCGCTAGTCCTGTGTTCGAGGCCATGTTCTATGGTGCTCTAGCCGAGAAACAGACCGTCAAGATAGCCGATATTCGATCCTGTGTGTTTGAACGCTTGCTGGATTTTATCTACGTAGGGACGATCGATTTCGAAGGCATGCTGCAAATTGAAGAAATTTTGGAGCTATACTACTGTGCCCAGAAGTACATGATAGATAGTTTGCATAAACAGTGCGTGAACTATTTCGGTAAAAATATTAAACCGAATAATGTGTTGAAGATACTCGACATAGCTTACAGGATGAATCTGGAAGATATTATTTTCTCGTGTTTGTGCGTCTTAAAGCATTTTCTATCATCAGGCATGAGCTTGAGCAACATTATTTTGGAAAGTAACCACCATCTGTCCAAGAGTTGTGTTGATCTAATTCTCGAAGATAACTATGAAGTTAAGGACAATGTGATCTGTATGATTCGTGCATGGTGCATAACGGAGTGCGAACAAAATCGACTCGAAATGAACAGTGACAGTTTGAAAACGGTTCTGCAGGATATTGAGCTACCCGACAAGTTAAAGGAGACCATTGTAGACTGCAGCTTTACAAGTTTCCAGCCAGTGACCTCGGGGGAGAAGTATAGCTGGACTCCAGTACAGCGAATTCATTATAAAGCGGTCCGGCCTCTGATTATTGGTGACGAAATGTGCTTCGAGGCTGGCATTTCGTGTAACCGCTTTATCGTGTTGAAATCCCTTTCCATCAATAGTCGACTGACCCCGCAGTTGAAGCAGGACGAACTGCGGCGTGACACGTATACTGAAAACATTGCCGTGGAAATCTGCTCCAAGTTTAGCAATAAAATCGAGCCGATCTTCCGAAAGCAACACTTTATCTGTGATGTCCCGTTCAACAACAGCTTGGAAATTAGTTTGGATAATCAGATCGTTCTCTTCCCAGACATCGTTTACGTTGTGCGCCTGAAGTGGGGCCCGGAAAGTTTGGGTTATGAGTACCCTCGTAGTATTTTATCTTCTTATGGAAAATGCAAACAGTTTAGGATTAACTTCTTCGAAAGTATCTATCTGGAGACCGAAGGTAGCATCCTGAATGGAATTATTTGTGATCTATACAAATAG